In one Carassius carassius chromosome 14, fCarCar2.1, whole genome shotgun sequence genomic region, the following are encoded:
- the si:dkey-157l19.2 gene encoding uncharacterized protein KIAA1522 homolog: MSSGRDSVGDLIPRDMLQVFSEDRQGGRGKRGRRRAASFRRAFKWLKRQRRKTRRRATEIHGDLLATGSPVELPKSSLVTGPKEEVMGAVSLQEFQENVFVEGNRPKYVLDLHTEAQQGLKMQQQEDDSYGTDYPDDQSMISTVTAQTENSMAFSELRGFESESTAADSVSMRSSISSRSTRSGLKRQASTFSPLKPDKTAEKTKSRRKHGRPVVGIPRHVQKEMGLDRAAWITTNPLDGQLFNGDMILPAMISTVDSTSSSSEQESVHDHIQGIQNLYTVKRYNTELPTLKKPKDDILQGLINHSVDPEKSGAGILGVPWTENSTGAVMSISPQATYMSKIIPNAVLPPSVDVVELSRNRSRSSVRTVSKSSLVSASPASTRASSRVSSRCSTSRSNYSGWTNSGSSETLVSDSSTISSSSTPRVASRGSQVENTNRPVKLNNDGSHVKTTHVNGGSTEVEDSGKTGSAVAFTRNLSVIKRGKKPPAPPSRSYSLHNRKQTWKTSESPTYLADDSTPDGSPYPAVMSPKIGMPPSNGPTTALSEVSQPVSTDKKMKKMSSIAELKISLLSAKSLINGNNSSPVVVALLSLLEIPNHPKVLAPPAPPPETWAHNQRTFELLCGPGPVNYTRWAKKRGLKIADEPVVALAKADRVAPLLQPVEIKGKVETAAPLACVAPSPSPPPDHCPPTPNNSQAKPPDFVPSTPTLAAKAIKDLTSWIPPPPLFPPPAPPVGMTTATPVALQNDTDLPPPPPAFSSLLTMTQLPPDIPPPPRPPSEAQKISPHSQESQLLTHNVLVTSSETSEQINFAPPPPLSTDVRSQVTVPPPPPLPTDVRSQQVSVPLPPPTVVRSQQLIVPPPPTDVRSQVNVPPPPPLPTDVRSQQVSVPPPPPTDVRSQVSVPPLPPPSTDVRSQVTVPPPPPLPTDIRSQQVSVPPPAPLPSNVKMEGRLEMTETEKRTSSPSPAKEETSSPVVTQSLLQMVRLRSVKSSQSPAVGPDKPSQPKPKSGVNQEAPPKPIRRSLILTSLPPDVEALSSEPKTEALSLNTDTTTVSNTQQRSSEPETQITQSNNIAQKTENTILEPKYSSATCPPTEPSNNSVPAEPATKQPCAKTEPKPQTLKEQIQPTVPDPETLPSSTEPKDQSISEPKTQHQEQEPNKIPENSEKQLSTIEIHSKPDGEQPKTQTPIPIVSSTPPMVSSAVNPSMRLQEAIRLKAAAMSSKDNQAKRFGLRSPPPATANGTTVPNSSASMASFIFSKSPKKVVIETPSTLEVQTDPRKTLVAELASVSDSAKSNDSHKMANKVPPPIAKKPNAKVESVAQNSAEAVSVAKIDHVQTETVQTAGQDVQTENSEKTNE, translated from the exons GCCCTAAAGAGGAAGTTATGGGAGCTGTTTCTCTTCAGGAGTTCCAAGAAAATGTGTTTGTGGAGGGTAATCGGCCTAAATATGTGTTGGATCTGCACACAGAGGCACAGCAGGGCCtgaaaatgcagcagcaagaag ATGATAGTTATGGGACGGACTACCCTGATGACCAAAGTATGATT TCAACAGTAACAGCTCAGACTGAAAACAGCATGGCCTTCAGTGAGCTAAGAGGCTTTGAGTCTGAGAGCACAGCTGCCGATTCGGTTTCGATGCGCTCCTCCATCTCCTCACGATCAACACGCTCAGGACTCAAACGCCAAG CCTCAACATTCAGCCCTCTGAAGCCAGATAAGACTGCAGAGAAGACGAAGTCTCGTAGGAAACATGGGAGACCTGTTGTAGGAATTCCTCGACATGTCCAGAAAGAAATGG ggTTGGACAGGGCAGCATGGATTACCACAAATCCTCTTGATGGTCAGCTATTCAATGGAGACATGATCCTACCTGCCATGATTTCCACTGTGGACAGTACGTCTTCCAGCTCTGAACAAGAAAGTGTACACGACCATATACAGGGCATACAGAACTTGTACACAGTTAAAAGATACAACACCGAGCTCCCCACACTGAAAAAACCCAAAGATGACATCCTCCAAGGGCTCATAAACCATTCTGTAGATCCAGAAAAGTCAGGAGCAGGCATTCTAGGTGTTCCTTGGACAGAGAACTCAACCGGTGCAGTGATGTCCATCTCACCTCAGGCCACATACATGTCTAAAATCATTCCAAATGCCGTACTTCCACCATCTGTGGATGTTGTGGAGCTGAGTCGCAACCGAAGTCGTAGCAGTGTCCGAACTGTCAGCAAAAGCAGCCTGGTGTCAGCCAGTCCAGCATCCACACGTGCTTCCTCCAGAGTCTCTTCACGTTGTTCCACAAGCCGCTCAAATTACTCTGGATGGACCAACTCGGGATCATCAGAAACGCTTGTATCCGATTCTTCTACCATCTCCAGCAGTAGCACTCCCCGTGTGGCCAGCAGAGGGAGTCAGGTTGAGAACACGAATAGACCCGTTAAGCTGAACAACGACGGTTCCCATGTTAAAACTACTCATGTGAATGGGGGGTCTACTGAGGTGGAGGACAGCGGAAAGACAGGATCTGCTGTTGCCTTTACACGTAACCTATCAGTGATTAAACGCGGCAAGAAACCTCCAGCTCCTCCCAGCAGGTCATACTCTTTACATAACAGGAAACAGACCTGGAAGACATCTGAGAGTCCTACCTACTTGGCAGATGACAGTACTCCAGATGGATCACCATACCCTGCTGTCATGAGCCCTAAAATAGGCATGCCTCCCTCCAATGGACCCACAACTGCCCTATCAGAGGTGAGCCAGCCAGTCAGCACagacaagaaaatgaaaaaaatgtcttCCATTGCTGAACTGAAGATCAGCCTTCTGTCTGCAAAAAGTTTAATCAATGGTAACAATTCCTCACCAGTTGTAGTGGCTTTGTTGTCTCTGTTGGAGATTCCCAATCATCCCAAAGTATTGGCTCCACCAGCTCCTCCTCCTGAAACCTGGGCTCACAACCAACGGACTTTTGAACTGCTGTGTGGGCCCGGACCTGTTAACTATACACGCTGGGCCAAAAAGAGAGGTCTTAAAATTGCAGATGAACCAGTTGTGGCTTTGGCAAAAGCTGACAGAGTAGCACCTCTGTTGCAGCCTGTAGAGATAAAAGGCAAAGTTGAAACCGCAGCACCACTTGCCTGTGTCGCCCCATCTCCATCACCTCCCCCAGATCATTGCCCACCAACACCAAACAACAGCCAAGCCAAACCTCCTGACTTTGTTCCCTCAACTCCTACACTGGCTGCTAAAGCAATAAAAGACTTGACTTCTTGGATCCCTCCACCTCCTCTGTTTCCTCCTCCAGCACCTCCAGTAGGTATGACTACAGCAACTCCTGTTGCTTTGCAAAATGATACTGACCTTCCTCCACCGCCGCCAGCATTTTCGTCATTATTAACAATGACTCAATTACCTCCAGATATTCCACCTCCACCAAGACCACCTTCGGAAGCACAGAAAATCTCACCCCATTCGCAAGAATCCCAACTTTtgacacacaatgtgttagtAACATCATCTGAAACTTCTGAACAAATCAACTTTGCTCCACCTCCCCCACTTTCCACCGATGTAAGATCTCAAGTCActgttcctccacctcctccactaCCTACTGATGTAAGATCTCAACAAGTCAGTGTTCCTCTTCCTCCACCCACTGTTGTAAGATCTCAACAACTCATTGTTCCTCCTCCACCCACTGATGTAAGATCTCAAGTCAAtgtacctcctcctcctccactacCTACTGATGTAAGATCTCAACAAGTCAGTGTTCCTCCTCCTCCACCCACTGATGTAAGATCTCAAGTCAGTGTTCCTCCTCTACCTCCTCCATCCACCGATGTAAGATCTCAAGTCACCGTTCCTCCACCGCCTCCACTACCTACTGATATAAGATCTCAACAAGTCAGTGTTCCTCCTCCTGCTCCATTACCTAGTAATGTGAAAATGGAGGGCAGACTAGAGATGACAGAAACGGAGAAACGGACAAGCAGTCCCTCTCCGGCTAAAGAGGAGACCTCCAGTCCTGTGGTCACTCAGTCTCTCCTACAGATGGTTCGTCTTAGGTCCGTTAAGTCCAGTCAGAGCCCTGCTGTAGGTCCTGATAAACCATCACAACCCAAACCAAAATCAGGTGTCAATCAAGAGGCACCCCCAAAGCCAATCAGACGATCTTTGATTTTGACATCACTTCCCCCTGATGTAGAAGCTCTATCCTCAGAGCCAAAAACTGAAGCTCTGTCCCTCAACACAGACACAACCACTGTATCAAATACTCAGCAAAGATCATCCGAACCAGAAACTCAAATAACTCAGTCAAATAACATTGCtcaaaaaacagaaaacacaataCTTGAGCCAAAATACTCATCAGCTACATGTCCACCTACCGAACCAAGTAACAATTCAGTTCCTGCTGAACCAGCAACTAAACAACCCTGTGCTAAAACAGAACCCAAACCCCAAACCCTCAAGGAACAAATTCAACCTACTGTGCCTGACCCAGAAACCCTGCCAAGCTCAACAGAACCAAAAGACCAATCAATCAGTGAGCCAAAGACTCAACATCAGGAACAAGAACCCAACAAGATCCCGGAGAATTCAGAGAAACAATTAAGCACTATTGAAATACACTCAAAGCCAGATGGTGAGCAGCCAAAAACCCAAACACCAATACCCATTGTCTCTTCCACACCTCCCATGGTCTCCTCAGCAGTTAACCCCTCCATGCGTCTCCAGGAGGCCATTCGTCTTAAGGCAGCTGCTATGTCTTCAAAAGACAACCAAGCCAAGCGGTTTGGTTTGCGCTCCCCTCCTCCAGCCACGGCTAATGGCACCACTGTACCAAACTCCTCTGCTTCTATGGCCAGCTTCATCTTCTCCAAAAGCCCAAAGAAGGTTGTAATAGAGACACCGTCGACCTTAGAGGTTCAGACTGACCCAAGGAAAACTCTGGTGGCAGAGTTAGCATCTGTCTCGGATTCAGCCAAGTCTAATGACTCGCACAAGATGGCTAACAAAGTTCCTCCACCAATTGCTAAGAAACCCAACGCTAAGGTTGAGAGCGTTGCTCAGAACTCTGCAGAGGCCGTATCTGTAGCCAAGATTGATC